One stretch of Candidatus Rokuibacteriota bacterium DNA includes these proteins:
- a CDS encoding cyanophycin synthetase, with product ARPLAARRLITVFGAGGDRDRTKRPLMGMVAARLSDVVVVTSDNPRSEDPGRIIDEVKRGAEPETRQRGAEVLTIVDRRDAIARAVESAESGDVVLIAGKGHEKYQEINGRVLPFDDVAVAREALEARRVKSRVG from the coding sequence CCGCCCGGCCGCTGGCGGCCCGGCGGCTGATCACGGTTTTCGGCGCCGGAGGCGATCGCGATCGCACCAAGCGGCCGCTCATGGGAATGGTCGCGGCGCGGCTGAGCGACGTCGTCGTCGTCACCTCGGACAACCCGCGAAGCGAGGATCCCGGCCGGATCATCGACGAGGTCAAGCGAGGCGCGGAGCCGGAAACGCGGCAGCGCGGCGCCGAGGTGCTGACGATCGTCGATCGGCGCGACGCGATCGCCCGTGCCGTCGAAAGCGCCGAATCGGGCGACGTTGTTCTCATCGCCGGCAAGGGCCACGAGAAGTACCAGGAGATCAACGGACGTGTGCTGCCGTTCGACGATGTCGCGGTGGCGCGTGAGGCGCTGGAGGCGCGGCGGGTGAAGTCGCGAGTTGGGTGA
- the murF gene encoding UDP-N-acetylmuramoyl-tripeptide--D-alanyl-D-alanine ligase — protein MSELRLTVKWIADAVGGRMVSGEPDQVVGHVTTDSRSLRPGDFFVALRGARFDGHEFVGDVLSRGATGAIVERSGMPGPQDPAYGPAGAAVIEVDDTTKALQDLAHAVRKASGTRVVAITGSAGKTTTKETIAEFLSARYRVVKNKGNLNNHIGLPLSLMQLREQPDVAVMELGMNHPGEISTLVAIAEPEVRVWTNVGDAHLGFFESPDAIADAKAEILESAGPAHVLVCNADDPRVIARAAGFAGRTLTFGTSEGATVRATDVEDLGLDGMRAHVTTPAGDMDVHTPLLGRGNLANVLAATAVAVDFGVGLKDIAAAASRLTPADRRGEVRRLRDRITLIDDSYNSSPAALKRALEVLANETRASRKVAVLGEMLELGEHSTELHRQSGRAAADAGVDLLFAIGGTPARALADAAIDAGMQQTAVNYFESSEAAASAAAASIKPGDVVLVKGSRGTRTDVVADRIAAEHA, from the coding sequence GTGAGCGAGTTGCGTCTCACGGTGAAGTGGATCGCCGACGCGGTCGGCGGCCGGATGGTGTCCGGTGAGCCGGATCAGGTGGTAGGCCATGTCACCACGGATTCGCGCTCACTCCGGCCCGGAGATTTTTTCGTGGCGCTGCGAGGCGCGCGGTTTGACGGACACGAGTTCGTTGGTGACGTGCTGAGCCGAGGGGCCACGGGCGCGATCGTGGAGCGCAGCGGGATGCCGGGTCCACAGGACCCGGCCTACGGGCCTGCCGGTGCGGCGGTCATTGAAGTCGACGACACCACGAAGGCGCTGCAGGACCTGGCGCACGCCGTGCGGAAGGCGTCCGGAACGCGCGTGGTCGCGATCACCGGCAGCGCGGGCAAGACGACGACAAAGGAAACGATCGCGGAGTTTCTGTCGGCGCGGTATCGCGTCGTGAAGAACAAGGGGAATCTGAACAATCACATCGGGCTGCCGTTGTCGCTGATGCAGCTTCGCGAACAGCCAGACGTCGCCGTCATGGAACTTGGGATGAATCACCCCGGGGAAATCAGCACGCTCGTCGCCATCGCGGAGCCGGAGGTGCGCGTCTGGACCAACGTGGGCGACGCGCACCTCGGGTTCTTCGAATCGCCCGATGCGATTGCCGACGCGAAAGCAGAGATCCTCGAGAGCGCCGGTCCAGCCCACGTGCTCGTCTGCAACGCCGACGACCCACGCGTGATCGCGAGGGCCGCCGGCTTTGCGGGCCGCACGCTGACCTTCGGCACGTCCGAGGGCGCAACGGTTCGCGCCACGGACGTCGAAGACCTCGGCCTCGACGGGATGCGCGCGCACGTGACGACACCCGCCGGCGACATGGATGTGCACACCCCGCTCCTCGGACGCGGGAACCTCGCCAACGTGCTGGCAGCCACCGCTGTCGCCGTCGATTTTGGCGTCGGGCTCAAGGACATCGCTGCCGCGGCGTCGCGACTCACGCCGGCGGATCGACGTGGCGAGGTGCGGCGGCTGCGCGACCGGATCACGCTCATCGACGATTCCTACAACTCGAGTCCCGCCGCGCTCAAGCGGGCGCTCGAGGTGCTCGCGAACGAAACGCGCGCGTCGCGAAAGGTGGCGGTGCTCGGCGAGATGCTCGAGCTCGGGGAGCACTCGACGGAGCTGCACCGCCAGTCGGGCCGCGCCGCGGCGGATGCGGGCGTCGATCTGTTGTTTGCGATTGGCGGCACACCTGCGCGTGCACTCGCGGACGCAGCCATCGACGCGGGAATGCAGCAGACCGCTGTCAATTATTTCGAGAGCAGCGAAGCGGCGGCCTCTGCCGCGGCGGCATCCATCAAGCCGGGCGACGTCGTCCTCGTCAAAGGCTCTCGCGGTACGCGCACCGACGTGGTGGCTGACCGGATCGCGGCGGAGCACGCCTGA